The genomic region TTGAACACGTTGACCCACTTCAAGGTGTTCAGCGCCCCGGAGCGAAACGGGGCTTCGACCAAGACAGTGCCCAGAGTCAGCGCTGCCACCAAGCGGTTTCTTGTGAGGAACCGGTGCCGGTCTGGCGTCGTCCCAGGCGGATATTCAGTCACCACCGCACCACCGCGCGCCACCACGCGTTCGAACAACGCCTTGTTGGAGCGCGGGTAGTGCTCGCCTGGGCCGCAGGCGGCGACGACGACGGTGGGCGTGCACACGTCGATCGCCGTCTGGTGCGCCACGGTGTCGATGCCGAGCGCGCCGCCGGAGACAACGGTGTAGTTGTGCCCGCCGAGTCCCGCCACCAAGTCCTTGGTCGCCACATGGCCGTACTTGGTGGCGTGGCGTGTGCCTACTACGCCCACAGAATGAGCGAACAATCCGGCCAGGTTCGCGTTGCCCTGTACCCACAGCGCGTGCGGGGCGATCCCGTCCGGTTGATGGCTTTCTTTGGCGGCAGCGCCCGTTTGCTGGCAGCCGAACGAGCGCTGGATCGCCTCTGTCGGCCAGTGCGGCGACTCAGGCGTCAGCAGTGTGAAGCCGAGCTCCGCCGCCTGTTCGAGGTCGTGCGTAGGGCGGTCCCATGAGTAGCGGTTTTCCGTCTGCTTGAGCAGCCCGCCTACCCAGCTGGCGCGGGTGCGCACTCCGTGCGCGATCTCGTCAGCAGTCCTGCCCACGCTGAGCAGGGCTTGGATGTGGTGGGACGGGCCTTCCACCACCCTGCTGAGATAAGCCCATGATGCTTGCGATGCCATCTACGCCACCTCCTGCTGCAGTTGCGCCGCGCGCATCTGCACTGCCCGGTAGGCGTGGTCGATGTCGGGCTGGTCCTCCTGCTCCAGGTCCGCCAACGTCCAGGCGAGCTTCAGGCACTTATCCACGCCCCGCTGCGTGATCACTCCATCTACCAAGTGGGACTGCAGCAGCGCCATCGCCGATTCGCGGGCCGGGAAGTGGCGCCTGATCACTGTCGCCGGCACCCGGGCGTTGACGGACTCTTCCAACCCCGCCTGCGCCCACCGGGCAGCGGCACGCTCACGCGCCACAGCGACGCGCTGGGCAATCACACTCGAGGGCTCCACCCCATCCGGGCTGAGCACCTTTGTCTCGCCCGAGGTGGTGATGAACACGTCCAGCCGGTCCTTCAGCGGGCCGGAGAGGTTGCTCAAGTGCCGGGCGAGCTGCGTCGACTTGCACACGCATTGACCTTTGATGCGCTGGCACGCGCACGGGTTCGCCGCCAGCACCAGCTGGAAATCGGCCGGGTAGACCACCTCCCTGCGAGCTCGAGCCAGCCGCACCTCGCGCTTTTCTAGCGGGATGCGAAGCGCGTCGAGCACCGGCGCCGCAATCTCGGAGGCCTCGTCCAAAAACAACACCCCGCGGTGAGCCTGGCTCACTGCCCCCGGCGTGGGGATGCCGCTGCCGCCGCCGATCAACGCGGCGCGGGTCAGCGACGGGTGCGGCGCGATAAACGGCCGCGAGGCAACGACCCCGCCTCCGGACACCCCCGCCGCGGAGTGGATGGCGGTGACCTCGACCATCTCTGCCACATCCATCGCGGGCAGAATTGAAGGGATGCGCTCCGCCAGCATGGACTTGCCGGAGCCGGGAGGGCCGATCATCATCACGTGGTGCCCGCCCGCGGCGGCGACCTGAAGCGCCTCGCGTTCCTCGGACATGCCCGCGAGATCCCGGAAATCGGGAGCGGCGGGCGGCGCGGTTACAGCCGCTGGCGCGGTAGCGTGCTCGAGCTGCGCCTCGCCTGCGGCCCACTTCCAGACCTGGAGCAGCGAATCCGCCACCACAATATTCCGGCGGCCGAGCAGGGCTGCCTCCGCGGCGTTCGCCCGCGGCACGACGATGGTGCCGATTCCGCCCTCGCCGTTGTGCAGTGCTGCAAGGAGCATGGGCAGGACGCCTTCGGCCCGTCGCAAAGTGCCGTCCAGCGCGAGCTCGCCGCAAAACATTGTGGTTTGCAACGTGGGCTCAACCCGCGGATCAAGGCTGCCCAGCACCGCGAGGGCGATGGGTAAGTCGAAGTGCGAACCGGCCTTTGGCAGGTGTGCGGGAGACAGCGACACCATGATCTTCGTGCGCGGCCACGGCAGCGCGGAGTTTGCCACCGCCGTGCGGATACGCTCGCGAGATTCCTTGACCGCCGCGTCGCCCAACCCCACCATGTGCATCCCCGGCAGGCCCGCCCCCACATTCGCCTCAACCGTGACCAAGCGGGCGGCAACCCCTTCCACGGTGGCGCTCATCGTGCTAGCAAGCGCCATCTTCAACCCCCGGAAACCTGCGCAGCACGAAGTCCTCCCCGTCGCGGACCACCTCCACCACGTCGAAGCGGATTGGGCGGAACTCGCCGCCAGAGTGCTGCTCCAACCACTGCGCCGCGCACCGGCGCATCGTGCGCAGCTTCTTCTCCCCCACAGCTTCAGCGGCACCGAAGGCGCTGCCGCGGCGCGCTTTGACCTCCACGAACACCACGGTGCCGTCTTCGGCCTCCACCACGGCATCGATTTCGCCGGCGCGCATGCGCTGCCTGCGCCCGAGGAGGGTGTATCCCTCCTGTTCGTACCACCTGATGGCGGCGTGCTCCCCCGCCTTGCCCAGCGCGTCCTGGGCTTTATAGTCCACGTGCACGGTGCCTCCCCAACGTTTGGAAAATCAACAACTGACTTCCCATATGACGCAAGGAAGAGCGCCTCGGTTCCATCAGGCGCGAAAAATGGACCGGGCGCAGGCGGTGCGCTCCCGGCCTCCGGAAGCTACTCCGGGAAGGTCAACTCCGGTTTGTCCAGCTCTTCGATGTTGACGTCCTTGTACGTGATCACGCGGACGTAGCGCACGAAACGCACCGCACGGTACATGTCCCACACCCACGCGTCGGACATGAGCACCTCGTAGTAGACGTCGCCGCCCTCGGTGTGCGGGATCAACTTCACCGCGTTGGCCAGGTAGAAACGCCGCTCCGTTTCCACCACGTAGGAGAACTGGCTGGCCACGTCCCGGTACTCGCGGTAGAGGGAAAGCTCGACGTCAGCCTCGTAGTTGTCAAGATCCTCGGCGCTCATTCGTGCCCCTTCATGCTGGACTGCCAATAGAAGTCGTCAGCGTCCCTGACGTTTGCATAACTATAACGGTGCTGAGGGCTCGCACCGTGGCGGCGCACCGCGTCCATGTGCACCTTCGTGGAATACCCCTTGTGGCCTTCCAACCCGTACTGGGGATACTCATCGGCCATCTCGCACACCAGCCGGTCGCGGCTCACCTTCGCCAGCACGCTCGCGGCGGCGATGCAGCGGGCGGTGTAATCGCCGCCGACCACCGGCAGCTGGGGTGAGGGCAGGCCGGGGATACGGAACGCGTCGACAAGCACATAGCCCGGCTGCACCGCCAGTCCCGCAATGGCGCGGCGCGCGCCGTCGATGTTGGCGTGCTGGATGCCGCGGCGGTCAATCTCGGCCGCTGGGATGTGCACGACGCAAAACGCTACCGCGATATCCACCACCGCATCAAAGAGGATCTCGCGCCTGCGCGCGGTGAGCTTTTTGGAGTCCGTGAGCCCCTCGAGCGCCGCCTGCGGGGCCGGCGGAAGCACGCACGCGGCGATGGTCACGGGGCCGAAGCAAGCGCCGCGGCCTGCCTCATCCACCCCAGCGACCGGGCCGAAGCCGGCCTTGTCCAAGGCGACCTCGTAGGTGCGCAGCTGCTTCAGGCGGCGCACGTCGCTACTGCTGGATGTCCGGGTCGTCCACGCCCTGCATGCGGTTGACCGGGAAGACCACGGCCTTGACCTTGCCGCGGATGTTCTCCTCCGGGATGGTGCCCTCGAACTGGTCACCCATGTGCGCGCGGGAGTCGAGGGAGTTGGTGCGGTTGTCGCCCATCATGAAGTAGTTGCCCTCCGGCACCGTCACAGGGCCGAAGTAAGGCCCGCCGCACGCGTCGGAGCCCGTTGTCAGGTCCACTGGGTAGAAGTTGGGCTGCAGGGTGTAAGACTGGTCGATCGGCTTGCCGTCGACCATGATCGCCGGGTCCCCCGCCTGGCAGGACACGGTCTGTCCACCGGTGGCGATAATGCGCTTGACCAGAGTGTTTTCGTCCTTCGGCACTAAGCCGACCCAGGATCCGACCTCCTGCATGCCGCGCACGACAGGGTTGGAGGAACGATTGGAGTCAAACCCGGTGTTCCAGGAGTCGGTGCCGGCGAAGACGATCACGTCGCCCGGCTCCGGGTCAGAGAAGTAGTAGCTGACCTTCTCCACGAAGATGCGGTCGCCGGAGCCTGCCTCGCCGTGCAGCGTGGGCTCCATGGAGGCGGACGGGATGACGTAGAGGCGGCCGATGAACGTCTGGATCACGAACATGATCAGCAGCGTCAGCACGACCACGACCGGGATCTCCACGTACCAGGGAAGCTCCTTTTTCTCTTCCCGGGCTGTGGTTTGGGCCTCGACCTCGAACTGCGAGTCGGCCGCGGCGTAGGGGTTGCGGGGCTGTGCAGGCGTGGAAGCGTTCGGTTCGCCTGCGGGTCCGTTCACGTTGGTCACCCGGGATACGTTAGCACCGCCACCGACGCCACCGATACTGCCCGACGAGCAACGGTGCGCCGCAAATGCGAAGCGCCCCGCCCGAGACAACTCGGACGGGGCACTGGTACGCGCTGAAACTAGCGGCGCTCCTTGATGCGGGCAGCCTTGCCGCGCAGGTTGCGCATGTAGTACAGCTTGGCGCGGCGGACGTCGCCCTTGCGCACAACCTCGATCTTCTCGATGTTCGGGGAGTGCACCGGGAAGGTACGCTCAACCGCGATACCGAAGGAGACCTTGCGCACGGTGAAGGTCTCGCGGATGCCAGCGCCCTGACGGCGCACGACGAAGCCGGTGAAGACCTGGGTACGGGTCACAGAACCCTCGATAACCTTGACGTGGACGTCGAGGGTGTCGCCCGGGCGGAAGTCCGGGATGTCGTCGCGCAGCTGGCCTGCGTCGACAAGATCAATGATGCCGTTGCTCATGAAAGCAATCCTTTACGTGTTCGGACAGAGGACCCTGGCGGCACTTCCCCTCTGGGGCGCTCGGCCGGTTCGTGTCGATTACAAGAACCTGCAAGATGTTACATACGCGCCGGTCACTTGCCAAATCCGGCGCGCTTGAGCGCGTCCGCCATGGAGCCGGATGCTTGACGACGCTCCTCCGGCCGCCCTCCACCACGGTTCCTTTTGCCCTGCCGGTTCTTGCCACCCTGGTTGCGTCCCTTTTTCGGTGCGGGTTGGCCGGGTTCGTCGTCAAGCCGCAAGCTCAGCCCGATGCGGTCGCGGGCCACGTCAACGTCCATGACCTTGACCTTCACCACCTCACCCGAGCGCACCACCTCGTGCGGGTCGGAGACGAAGGAGTGGCTCATGGCGGAGACATGGACCAGGCCGTCCTGGTGCACGCCCACGTCGACGAAGGCGCCGAAGGCGGCGACGTTGGTCACCGTGCCTTCCAGGATCATGCCCGGAGTGAGGTCTTTGACCTCGTTGACGCCTTCCTTGAACTCGGCGGTCTTGAATTCCGGGCGCGGGTCGCGGCCCGGCTTATCCAGCTCGGCGAGGATGTCGGTGACGGTGGGCACGCCGAAGGTGGCGTCGGCGAAGTCCTCGGGCTTGAGCTTCGTCAG from Corynebacterium fournieri harbors:
- a CDS encoding DNA-processing protein DprA codes for the protein MASQASWAYLSRVVEGPSHHIQALLSVGRTADEIAHGVRTRASWVGGLLKQTENRYSWDRPTHDLEQAAELGFTLLTPESPHWPTEAIQRSFGCQQTGAAAKESHQPDGIAPHALWVQGNANLAGLFAHSVGVVGTRHATKYGHVATKDLVAGLGGHNYTVVSGGALGIDTVAHQTAIDVCTPTVVVAACGPGEHYPRSNKALFERVVARGGAVVTEYPPGTTPDRHRFLTRNRLVAALTLGTVLVEAPFRSGALNTLKWVNVFNRKAMAVPGPITDPQSLGANLAIRRQEAQMVLNADQIHEELCAVGEFDAQEQLEMQFPPSVVQQLSRNELRIYDALPPVGRQGREAEAVAADAGLSIALTVHILMDLSKRGLVQRDKRVWSRVEQPEQ
- a CDS encoding YifB family Mg chelatase-like AAA ATPase, giving the protein MALASTMSATVEGVAARLVTVEANVGAGLPGMHMVGLGDAAVKESRERIRTAVANSALPWPRTKIMVSLSPAHLPKAGSHFDLPIALAVLGSLDPRVEPTLQTTMFCGELALDGTLRRAEGVLPMLLAALHNGEGGIGTIVVPRANAAEAALLGRRNIVVADSLLQVWKWAAGEAQLEHATAPAAVTAPPAAPDFRDLAGMSEEREALQVAAAGGHHVMMIGPPGSGKSMLAERIPSILPAMDVAEMVEVTAIHSAAGVSGGGVVASRPFIAPHPSLTRAALIGGGSGIPTPGAVSQAHRGVLFLDEASEIAAPVLDALRIPLEKREVRLARARREVVYPADFQLVLAANPCACQRIKGQCVCKSTQLARHLSNLSGPLKDRLDVFITTSGETKVLSPDGVEPSSVIAQRVAVARERAAARWAQAGLEESVNARVPATVIRRHFPARESAMALLQSHLVDGVITQRGVDKCLKLAWTLADLEQEDQPDIDHAYRAVQMRAAQLQQEVA
- a CDS encoding YraN family protein, giving the protein MDYKAQDALGKAGEHAAIRWYEQEGYTLLGRRQRMRAGEIDAVVEAEDGTVVFVEVKARRGSAFGAAEAVGEKKLRTMRRCAAQWLEQHSGGEFRPIRFDVVEVVRDGEDFVLRRFPGVEDGAC
- a CDS encoding DUF2469 domain-containing protein, with translation MSAEDLDNYEADVELSLYREYRDVASQFSYVVETERRFYLANAVKLIPHTEGGDVYYEVLMSDAWVWDMYRAVRFVRYVRVITYKDVNIEELDKPELTFPE
- a CDS encoding ribonuclease HII gives rise to the protein MRRLKQLRTYEVALDKAGFGPVAGVDEAGRGACFGPVTIAACVLPPAPQAALEGLTDSKKLTARRREILFDAVVDIAVAFCVVHIPAAEIDRRGIQHANIDGARRAIAGLAVQPGYVLVDAFRIPGLPSPQLPVVGGDYTARCIAAASVLAKVSRDRLVCEMADEYPQYGLEGHKGYSTKVHMDAVRRHGASPQHRYSYANVRDADDFYWQSSMKGHE
- the lepB gene encoding signal peptidase I, whose product is MEIPVVVVLTLLIMFVIQTFIGRLYVIPSASMEPTLHGEAGSGDRIFVEKVSYYFSDPEPGDVIVFAGTDSWNTGFDSNRSSNPVVRGMQEVGSWVGLVPKDENTLVKRIIATGGQTVSCQAGDPAIMVDGKPIDQSYTLQPNFYPVDLTTGSDACGGPYFGPVTVPEGNYFMMGDNRTNSLDSRAHMGDQFEGTIPEENIRGKVKAVVFPVNRMQGVDDPDIQQ
- the rplS gene encoding 50S ribosomal protein L19, which gives rise to MSNGIIDLVDAGQLRDDIPDFRPGDTLDVHVKVIEGSVTRTQVFTGFVVRRQGAGIRETFTVRKVSFGIAVERTFPVHSPNIEKIEVVRKGDVRRAKLYYMRNLRGKAARIKERR